A genome region from Populus alba chromosome 3, ASM523922v2, whole genome shotgun sequence includes the following:
- the LOC118054599 gene encoding protein trichome birefringence-like 38: protein MDGLVFNTWLWWYRRGPKQPWDYVQEGQSILKDMDRMVAFQKGLTTWAKWVDSDVDTSKTTVIFQGISPFHYHGEEWDEPGATNCGKETEPVSGSSYPGGSPLALQVVEDVLSTIKKPVHLLNITTLSQLRKDGHPSSYNGFKGMDCTHWCVAGVPDTWNELLYTAIIS, encoded by the exons ATGGATGGTTTAGTGTTCAATACTTGGCTTTGGTGGTACCGGAGAGGACCGAAGCAACC ATGGGATTATGTTCAAGAAGGGCAGAGTATACTTAAGGACATGGACCGTATGGTGGCTTTTCAGAAAGGTTTAACAACTTGGGCAAAATGGGTCGATTCGGATGTCGATACGAGTAAAACCACAGTTATTTTTCAGGGAATTTCTCCATTTCATTACCA TGGAGAGGAATGGGACGAACCAGGAGCGACAAATTGTGGAAAGGAGACAGAGCCAGTTAGCGGATCAAGTTACCCTGGTGGTTCACCATTGGCATTGCAAGTAGTAGAAGATGTGTTAAGTACTATAAAGAAACCTGTTCATTTACTTAACATAACAACTCTTTCACAGCTGAGAAAAGATGGACATCCGAGCTCTTACAATGGCTTTAAGGGCATGGATTGTACTCATTGGTGTGTTGCAGGAGTTCCAGATACTTGGAATGAACTTCTCTACACAGCTATTATCAGTTAG